One genomic window of Nevskia ramosa DSM 11499 includes the following:
- the acs gene encoding acetate--CoA ligase, with translation MSSDNFQSVLTETRVFPPSAEFAAAARVNAAKMAELRAAAAADFTGFWGAYAKSELSWATPFKTVLDDSKAPNYRWFHDGTLNASYNCLDRHLATKGDKIAIRYEGEKGDTRNYTYRELHAEVCKLANAIKAKGIVKGDRVVLYLPHSPEAVIAMQACARLGVIHSVVFGGFSATALRDRIEDTGAKLVITADGNQRGGNVVDLKKACDEALALGCPSVEGVIVAKRTGHAITMKDGRDAWWHEATAKLPADCEPVNVEAEHPLFLLYTSGSTGKPKGIQHCTGGYLLGAMLSAQWVFDLKEDDLFWCTADVGWVTGHSYVTYGPLANGASVMIYEGVPTVPDAGRFWKICQDHGVTIFYTAPTAIRALMKSGEEIPNQYDLSELRLLGSVGEPINPEAWMWYHRVIGKEKLPIVDTWWQTETGSIMMSPLPGATPTKPGSCTQPLPGLFADVVDEMGEPVVGKTAGGYLVLTKPWPSMLRTIWGDNERYKKTYYGQFPVRPDGTHLYVAGDSTHRDEDGYYWILGRTDDVLNVSGHRLGTMEVESALVSHPRVAEAAVVGRPHEVKGEAVCAFVICKGVRPTGDEALALIKELREHVAKEIGPIAKPDDIRLADGLPKTRSGKIMRRLLRSIAKGEEITQDVSTLENPGIVAQLAGKA, from the coding sequence ATGAGCAGTGACAACTTCCAATCCGTGCTGACCGAGACCCGGGTGTTCCCGCCCTCGGCCGAGTTCGCCGCCGCCGCCCGTGTCAACGCCGCCAAGATGGCCGAGCTGCGCGCCGCCGCGGCTGCCGATTTCACCGGCTTCTGGGGCGCTTACGCCAAGAGCGAGCTGAGCTGGGCAACGCCGTTCAAGACCGTGCTCGATGACAGCAAGGCACCGAACTACCGCTGGTTCCACGACGGCACGCTGAACGCCTCGTACAACTGCCTGGATCGCCACTTGGCGACCAAGGGCGACAAGATCGCCATCCGCTACGAAGGCGAAAAGGGCGACACCCGCAACTACACGTACCGCGAACTGCACGCCGAAGTCTGCAAGCTCGCCAATGCGATCAAGGCCAAGGGCATCGTCAAGGGCGATCGCGTGGTGCTGTATCTGCCGCACTCGCCGGAAGCGGTGATCGCGATGCAGGCCTGCGCCCGCCTCGGCGTCATCCACTCGGTGGTGTTCGGCGGCTTCTCGGCCACCGCGCTGCGTGACCGCATCGAAGACACCGGCGCCAAGCTGGTGATCACGGCGGACGGCAACCAGCGCGGCGGCAATGTCGTCGATCTGAAGAAGGCCTGCGATGAAGCGCTGGCCCTCGGCTGCCCGAGCGTGGAGGGCGTGATCGTCGCCAAGCGCACCGGCCATGCGATCACCATGAAGGACGGTCGCGATGCCTGGTGGCATGAAGCCACTGCGAAGCTGCCGGCGGATTGCGAGCCGGTGAATGTCGAAGCCGAACACCCGCTGTTCCTGCTCTACACCTCCGGCTCCACCGGCAAGCCCAAGGGCATCCAGCACTGCACCGGCGGCTACCTGCTCGGCGCGATGCTCAGCGCCCAGTGGGTGTTCGATCTCAAGGAAGACGATCTGTTCTGGTGTACCGCCGACGTCGGCTGGGTGACCGGCCACAGCTACGTTACCTACGGCCCGCTGGCCAATGGCGCCTCCGTGATGATCTACGAAGGCGTGCCCACCGTCCCGGACGCCGGCCGCTTCTGGAAGATCTGCCAGGACCACGGCGTGACCATCTTCTACACCGCGCCCACCGCGATCCGCGCGCTGATGAAGTCCGGCGAAGAGATTCCGAACCAGTACGACCTGAGCGAGCTGCGCCTGCTGGGAAGTGTCGGCGAACCGATCAATCCGGAAGCCTGGATGTGGTACCACCGCGTCATCGGCAAGGAGAAACTGCCGATCGTCGATACCTGGTGGCAGACCGAAACCGGCAGCATCATGATGAGCCCGCTGCCCGGCGCCACGCCGACCAAGCCCGGCTCGTGCACCCAGCCGCTGCCCGGCCTGTTCGCCGATGTCGTCGATGAAATGGGCGAGCCGGTGGTCGGCAAGACCGCCGGCGGTTATCTGGTCCTCACCAAGCCCTGGCCCTCGATGCTGCGCACCATCTGGGGCGACAACGAGCGTTACAAGAAAACCTACTACGGCCAGTTCCCGGTCCGCCCGGACGGCACCCATCTGTACGTCGCCGGCGATTCCACCCATCGCGACGAGGACGGCTACTACTGGATTCTCGGCCGCACCGACGACGTGCTCAACGTCTCCGGCCACCGCCTGGGCACGATGGAAGTGGAGTCCGCCCTGGTCTCGCATCCCAGAGTCGCCGAAGCCGCCGTCGTCGGCCGCCCGCACGAGGTCAAGGGCGAAGCCGTCTGCGCCTTCGTCATCTGCAAGGGCGTGCGCCCCACCGGCGACGAAGCGCTGGCACTGATCAAGGAACTGCGCGAACACGTCGCCAAGGAAATCGGCCCGATCGCCAAACCAGACGACATCCGCC
- a CDS encoding cation acetate symporter produces the protein MNPLILKALAATVLFAPLASFAAALEGQAEKQPLNLTAILMFVAFVALTLGITYWASRRTQSRADFYTAGGGITGFQNGLAIAGDYMSAASFLGISALVFGSGFDGLIYSIGFLVGWPVIMFLIAERLRNLGKFTFADVASYRLDQTSIRILAAAGTLTTVAFYLIAQMVGAGQLIKLLFGLDYNIAVVLVGVLMIVYVTFGGMLATTWVQIIKAMLLLGGASFMAFMVMRHVGFSVEALFEQAIAVHKDGQAIMAPGKLVKDPVSAISLGLALMFGTAGLPHILMRFFTVKNAAEARKSVFYATGFIGYFYILTFIIGFGAIVLVGTNVFYLDGAALRGGANMAAIHLAHAVGGDVFLGFISAVAFATILAVVAGLTLSGATAVSHDLYAHVLRKGKVNDKDEIRVSKFATIGLGILAIILGIVFEKQNVAFMVGLAFAIAASANFPILLLSIVWRGLTTRGALLGGGLGLVSAVTLTVLGPAVWVKVLGHATPVFPYDAPALFSMTLAFLGCWIGSVTDRSARARIESARYIEQLVRAETGYGATGASSH, from the coding sequence ATGAACCCGCTGATCCTGAAAGCGCTGGCCGCCACGGTGCTGTTCGCGCCGCTTGCCAGCTTCGCCGCCGCCCTCGAAGGCCAGGCCGAGAAGCAGCCGCTGAACCTGACCGCCATCCTGATGTTCGTCGCCTTCGTGGCGCTGACGCTCGGCATCACTTACTGGGCAAGCCGACGCACGCAGTCGCGCGCTGATTTCTACACGGCGGGCGGTGGCATCACCGGCTTCCAGAACGGGCTCGCCATCGCTGGCGACTACATGAGCGCGGCCTCGTTCCTCGGCATTTCGGCGCTGGTGTTCGGCTCCGGCTTCGATGGCCTGATCTATTCGATCGGCTTCCTGGTCGGCTGGCCGGTGATCATGTTCCTGATCGCCGAACGGCTGCGGAACCTCGGCAAATTCACCTTCGCCGATGTCGCCAGCTACCGGCTGGATCAGACCTCGATCCGCATCCTCGCCGCCGCCGGCACCCTGACCACGGTGGCCTTCTATCTGATCGCGCAGATGGTCGGCGCCGGCCAGTTGATCAAGCTGCTGTTCGGGCTCGACTACAACATCGCCGTGGTGCTGGTCGGCGTGCTGATGATCGTCTACGTCACCTTTGGCGGCATGCTGGCGACCACCTGGGTGCAGATCATCAAGGCGATGCTGCTGCTCGGTGGTGCCAGCTTCATGGCCTTCATGGTCATGCGCCACGTCGGCTTCTCGGTGGAAGCGCTGTTCGAGCAGGCCATCGCCGTGCACAAGGATGGCCAGGCAATCATGGCGCCGGGCAAGCTGGTGAAGGACCCGGTATCGGCGATCTCGCTCGGCCTGGCGCTGATGTTCGGCACCGCCGGCCTGCCGCACATCCTGATGCGCTTCTTCACCGTGAAGAACGCCGCCGAAGCCCGCAAGAGCGTGTTCTACGCGACCGGCTTCATCGGCTACTTCTACATCCTGACTTTCATCATCGGCTTCGGTGCGATCGTGCTGGTCGGCACCAACGTCTTCTATCTTGATGGTGCGGCGCTGCGCGGCGGCGCCAATATGGCGGCGATCCACCTGGCGCATGCAGTCGGTGGCGACGTGTTCCTCGGCTTCATCTCGGCAGTAGCCTTCGCCACCATCCTCGCAGTGGTCGCCGGTCTGACTTTATCCGGTGCCACGGCGGTCTCGCATGACCTGTATGCCCACGTGCTGCGCAAGGGCAAGGTCAACGACAAGGACGAAATCCGCGTCTCGAAGTTCGCCACCATCGGCCTCGGTATCCTGGCGATCATCCTCGGCATCGTCTTCGAGAAGCAGAACGTCGCCTTCATGGTCGGCCTGGCCTTCGCCATCGCGGCCAGCGCCAACTTCCCGATCCTGCTGCTGTCGATCGTCTGGCGCGGCCTCACCACCCGTGGTGCACTGCTCGGCGGCGGCCTGGGGCTTGTGTCAGCCGTGACACTGACCGTCCTCGGCCCGGCCGTCTGGGTCAAGGTGCTCGGCCATGCCACGCCGGTCTTCCCCTACGACGCACCGGCGCTGTTCTCGATGACGCTGGCCTTCCTCGGCTGCTGGATCGGCTCGGTGACCGATCGCAGCGCAAGGGCCAGGATCGAGTCGGCACGCTACATCGAGCAATTGGTCCGGGCCGAAACCGGCTACGGCGCCACCGGCGCGTCGAGTCATTGA
- a CDS encoding DUF485 domain-containing protein produces the protein MASTEVHVAPEILRILESPAFTELRARRGRFAAILTTLMLLIYYGFILAIAFAPHWLAIRIDGVITLGIPLGLGVILSAIVLTGVYVRRANGEFDALTVKAVRSANV, from the coding sequence ATGGCGTCGACCGAGGTCCACGTGGCGCCGGAGATCCTGCGCATCCTTGAAAGTCCGGCATTCACCGAGCTGCGCGCGCGCCGTGGCCGCTTCGCGGCGATCCTGACCACGCTGATGCTGCTGATCTATTACGGCTTCATTCTGGCGATCGCCTTCGCCCCGCACTGGCTGGCGATCCGCATCGACGGCGTCATCACCCTCGGCATTCCGCTGGGGTTGGGCGTGATCCTGTCGGCGATCGTGCTGACCGGCGTCTACGTCCGCCGCGCGAATGGCGAGTTCGACGCACTGACGGTCAAGGCTGTCCGGAGCGCCAACGTATGA
- a CDS encoding PAS domain-containing hybrid sensor histidine kinase/response regulator → MLEVWSLFLISAIYVAVLFAIAAHGDRRAAAGSSRKPWTYSLALGVYATSWTFYGAVGRAATSGWDFLPIYLGPMLVFLFAGGLLERLIRISKRYNITSIADFIGARYGRNQRLAMFVTAVAVLGVVPYIALQLKAVAFGFELLAHSQGEVGADDHLFDNGALFVAVLLGAFAILFGTRQVVASENHHGMVLAIAFESTVKLLAFLAVGLFVCYHLYDGFGDAWSHALTRLGNQAHEQDGRWQAGFVAQTLLAAAAVLCLPRQFHVTVVENADTRDLKRARWVFPLFLLAISVFVLPIASAGLDRLSADASGDTYMLALPLSEGQGWLALIAYLGGFSAATSMVIVETIALSTMISNELVLPVLLRSRRFRLAERSDLSGLLKNIRRAAIVAIIAAAYLYYRIYSGPGSLTAIGLLSFAAVAQFAPAIVGGVLWRGGSHAGALAGLSIGFGLWLYTLLLPALLAGGDSSLLSDGLLGIGWLRPQALFGLTGLDDITHGTLWSLGGNTLAYLLTPLLFKPGLRERLQAGRFLEAPSAGRAARASATKIAATVGDLVALLERFFGAERARTELEMHARRLGRPEPKPDDRVSSEQARHIEHLLSGALGASSARLVLGSALGGRDMQLEDVISLLDETAHEIQFNRELLRASLEHLSQGVSVVDKDLCLVGWNRRYLEMLDYPDDLIKVGRPIAEVFRYNAERGLLGPGEVGPQVERRLAHLRAGTPNSHERLMPDGRVIEVRGSPMSGGGYVTSYSDVTAYKQAQQALEVVNEQLEERVSERTAALEEARGVAERANRAKSRFLATVTHDLVQPLNAARLFVTSIDRDAVPVETARIVGQVESSLHAAENLIGALLDISRLDAAAQPVRREHFPVDRVLAPLANEFSALAQARGLEFRYVASSAIVETDPALLRRILQNFLSNAVRYTRSGCVLLGCRRLPGGLEIGVWDTGPGIPAGRQPEIFEEFRRLEAGQDFDQGLGLGLSIADRLSKLLHHRLSLRSTVGRGSRFSIEVPFGDRSSIAPLRPAPVTRSTDRLHGRLVFCLDNEQSTLDALGALLTRWGCRVIVARNASEAYACFGPDAEVPDLALIDFHLGEGASGIAVMAELRQRWGVAVPAIVLTADPTVAARNAASAAGLARLPKPVKPAALRALMSRMIRIQSPDIVEADGDAQSSSATSD, encoded by the coding sequence ATGCTCGAGGTCTGGTCGCTGTTCCTGATCTCGGCGATCTATGTCGCGGTGCTGTTCGCGATCGCGGCGCACGGGGATCGTCGGGCAGCGGCTGGCTCGTCACGCAAGCCCTGGACCTACAGCCTGGCGCTCGGTGTCTACGCCACGTCCTGGACGTTCTATGGCGCCGTCGGCCGGGCCGCGACCAGCGGCTGGGATTTTTTGCCGATCTATCTCGGGCCGATGCTGGTGTTCCTGTTCGCAGGTGGCCTGCTGGAGCGGCTGATCCGGATCAGCAAGCGCTACAACATCACGTCCATTGCCGACTTCATCGGCGCCCGCTACGGCCGCAACCAGCGGCTGGCGATGTTCGTCACCGCCGTCGCGGTGCTCGGCGTGGTGCCGTACATCGCGCTGCAGTTGAAAGCGGTGGCCTTCGGTTTCGAGCTGCTGGCGCACTCGCAGGGCGAAGTCGGCGCCGATGATCATCTGTTCGACAACGGCGCGCTGTTCGTCGCCGTGCTGTTGGGCGCGTTCGCGATCCTGTTCGGTACGCGGCAGGTGGTGGCCAGCGAAAACCATCACGGCATGGTGCTGGCCATCGCCTTCGAGTCGACGGTGAAGCTGCTGGCCTTTCTCGCCGTCGGCCTGTTCGTCTGCTATCACCTGTACGACGGCTTCGGCGATGCCTGGAGCCACGCGCTGACTCGCCTCGGCAATCAGGCGCACGAGCAGGATGGCCGCTGGCAGGCAGGCTTCGTTGCCCAGACCCTGCTCGCGGCCGCCGCGGTGCTGTGCCTGCCGCGGCAGTTCCACGTCACCGTGGTGGAGAACGCCGACACCCGCGATCTCAAGCGCGCGCGCTGGGTGTTTCCGCTGTTCCTGCTCGCGATCAGCGTGTTCGTGCTGCCGATCGCCAGCGCCGGGCTCGATCGTCTGTCGGCGGATGCTTCGGGCGATACCTACATGCTCGCGCTGCCGCTGTCCGAGGGGCAGGGCTGGCTGGCGCTGATCGCTTACCTCGGTGGTTTCTCGGCGGCCACCAGCATGGTCATCGTCGAGACCATCGCGCTGTCGACGATGATTTCCAACGAGCTGGTGCTGCCGGTGCTGCTGCGCTCGCGGCGCTTCCGGCTCGCCGAACGCAGCGACTTGAGCGGCCTGCTGAAGAACATCCGCCGCGCCGCGATCGTCGCGATCATCGCTGCCGCCTACCTGTACTACCGGATCTACAGCGGCCCGGGTTCTCTGACCGCGATCGGCCTGTTGTCCTTCGCAGCCGTGGCCCAGTTCGCGCCGGCGATCGTCGGCGGCGTGCTCTGGCGCGGTGGCAGCCATGCCGGCGCGCTGGCGGGCTTGAGCATCGGCTTCGGCCTGTGGCTCTACACCCTGCTGCTGCCGGCGCTGCTGGCCGGTGGCGACAGCAGCCTGCTCAGCGATGGCCTGCTCGGCATCGGCTGGCTGCGGCCGCAGGCGCTGTTCGGGCTGACCGGGCTGGACGACATCACCCACGGCACGCTGTGGAGTCTTGGCGGCAACACGCTGGCCTATCTGCTGACGCCGCTGCTGTTCAAGCCCGGCCTGCGCGAACGCCTGCAGGCCGGGCGCTTCCTCGAAGCGCCGTCCGCCGGCCGCGCGGCCCGTGCGTCGGCGACCAAGATTGCCGCCACCGTCGGCGATCTGGTGGCGCTGCTGGAACGCTTCTTCGGCGCCGAACGCGCCCGCACCGAGCTGGAAATGCACGCCCGCCGGCTTGGCCGGCCGGAGCCGAAGCCGGACGATCGGGTGTCGTCCGAGCAGGCGCGGCACATCGAGCATCTGCTGTCCGGCGCGCTCGGTGCATCGAGCGCGCGGCTGGTGCTCGGCTCGGCACTCGGCGGCCGCGACATGCAGCTGGAAGACGTGATCAGCCTGCTCGACGAAACCGCGCACGAGATCCAGTTCAACCGCGAGCTGCTGCGTGCTTCGCTGGAGCATCTGTCGCAGGGCGTGTCGGTGGTCGACAAGGATCTCTGCCTGGTCGGCTGGAACCGCCGCTATCTGGAAATGCTCGATTACCCGGACGACCTGATCAAGGTCGGCCGGCCGATCGCCGAGGTGTTCCGCTACAACGCCGAGCGCGGCCTGCTCGGGCCGGGCGAGGTCGGGCCCCAGGTCGAGCGGCGGCTGGCCCATCTGCGTGCCGGCACGCCGAACAGCCACGAGCGCCTGATGCCGGACGGCCGGGTCATCGAGGTGCGCGGCAGCCCAATGAGCGGTGGCGGTTACGTCACCAGCTATTCGGACGTGACCGCCTACAAGCAGGCACAGCAGGCACTGGAAGTGGTCAACGAGCAGCTGGAGGAGCGGGTCTCGGAACGCACCGCCGCGCTCGAAGAAGCGCGCGGCGTGGCCGAGCGCGCCAACCGGGCGAAGTCACGTTTTCTGGCAACGGTCACTCACGATCTGGTGCAGCCGCTGAACGCCGCGCGGCTGTTCGTGACTTCGATCGACCGTGATGCGGTGCCGGTGGAAACGGCGCGGATCGTCGGCCAGGTGGAAAGCTCGCTGCACGCGGCCGAGAACCTGATCGGCGCGCTGCTCGATATTTCCCGGCTCGATGCCGCCGCCCAGCCGGTGCGCCGCGAGCATTTTCCGGTCGACCGGGTGCTGGCGCCGCTGGCCAACGAGTTCTCCGCACTCGCTCAGGCGCGCGGTCTGGAGTTTCGCTACGTGGCGTCGTCGGCGATCGTCGAAACCGATCCCGCGCTGCTGCGCCGGATCCTGCAGAACTTCCTGTCCAACGCCGTGCGCTATACCCGTAGCGGCTGTGTGCTGCTCGGCTGCCGGCGCTTGCCCGGCGGTCTCGAGATCGGCGTCTGGGACACCGGGCCGGGCATTCCGGCCGGGCGCCAGCCGGAAATCTTCGAGGAGTTCCGCCGGCTCGAAGCGGGTCAGGATTTCGATCAGGGGCTGGGGCTCGGACTGTCGATCGCCGATCGGCTGTCGAAGCTGCTGCATCACCGGTTGAGCTTGCGCTCAACGGTCGGCCGCGGCAGCCGCTTCTCGATCGAGGTGCCGTTCGGTGATCGCAGTTCGATCGCGCCGCTGCGGCCGGCGCCGGTGACACGCTCGACTGATCGCCTGCATGGCCGGCTGGTGTTCTGCCTCGACAACGAGCAGTCGACGCTCGATGCACTCGGTGCGCTGCTGACCCGCTGGGGCTGCCGGGTGATCGTCGCCCGCAATGCCAGCGAGGCTTACGCCTGCTTCGGGCCGGATGCCGAAGTGCCCGATCTGGCGCTGATCGATTTCCATCTCGGCGAAGGTGCCAGCGGCATCGCGGTGATGGCCGAGTTGCGCCAGCGCTGGGGCGTGGCCGTGCCGGCAATCGTGCTGACCGCCGATCCGACCGTGGCCGCGCGCAATGCTGCCAGTGCCGCCGGCCTTGCGCGGCTGCCGAAGCCGGTGAAGCCGGCGGCGCTCAGGGCGCTGATGAGCCGGATGATCCGCATCCAGAGTCCGGACATCGTCGAAGCGGACGGCGACGCTCAGTCTTCGTCGGCCACGTCGGACTGA
- a CDS encoding response regulator transcription factor, with protein MYRLPKHRLLIADDHPLFRAALTAAVADAVPEAIVEATASLVELLAKLDAQPDCDLVLLDLRMPGSSGFSSLIQLRGLRPDLPVAIVSGEENPLVIRRAIDFGACGYIPKSASLGVIGEAVRAMLDGNEWLPEGLADGVDQDAAEQALTRQIATLTPQQFKVLMALADGRLNKQIGYELSITEATVKAHVTAVLRKLGLYRRTQAALLARRLLDASAGSLTPPMDELQSDVADED; from the coding sequence ATGTATCGCCTGCCCAAGCACCGACTATTGATTGCCGATGACCATCCGCTGTTCCGCGCCGCGCTGACTGCCGCCGTGGCCGATGCCGTACCCGAAGCGATCGTCGAAGCCACCGCTTCGCTGGTCGAACTGCTCGCCAAGCTCGATGCCCAGCCGGATTGCGATCTGGTGCTGCTCGATCTGCGCATGCCCGGCAGCAGCGGCTTTTCCTCGCTGATCCAGCTGCGCGGCCTGCGCCCGGACCTGCCGGTGGCGATCGTCTCCGGTGAGGAAAACCCGCTGGTGATCCGCCGCGCGATCGATTTCGGCGCCTGCGGCTACATCCCGAAATCGGCGTCGCTGGGGGTCATCGGCGAGGCCGTGCGGGCGATGCTCGATGGCAACGAATGGCTGCCGGAAGGCCTGGCCGATGGCGTCGATCAGGACGCCGCCGAACAGGCGCTGACCCGGCAGATCGCAACGCTGACACCGCAGCAGTTCAAGGTGCTGATGGCGCTCGCCGATGGCCGCCTGAACAAGCAGATCGGCTACGAGCTGAGCATCACCGAAGCGACCGTGAAGGCGCACGTCACCGCCGTACTGCGCAAGCTCGGCCTGTACCGGCGAACGCAAGCGGCGCTGCTGGCCCGGCGCCTGCTCGATGCCAGCGCCGGCAGCCTGACGCCGCCGATGGACGAGCTTCAGTCCGACGTGGCCGACGAAGACTGA
- a CDS encoding DcaP family trimeric outer membrane transporter, producing MMPARSRFAAALCAAGFGMATLPAFAAPVDKDTAAVIQDLKRRIEALEQQLSAKAAQPAAEVAAPAAVAPVAPVVAATAPAPAATPAAVTNGGDFKLAWGGYIKTDFITSRYSDGAVPQSLGRDAYIPNSIPVAATGAENARTYTDLHAKETRLYLRGSGLMYGHKVAINAEFDFISGQLGQGIAGAPNEAVTNPYNPAFRLGYLDFDNFRIGQDWSTLQNMVALPDIVDLVNWPSEGTVFSRQPMIRYTYGPLAVALENSESTVATLGGNAFAVTDDNTLPDLVWRYTLKTAAWGDYTLSGVVRQITDRGTVAGGNDTSMGYGLSFAGKIPLWGQDDLRFTFSGGDGFGRYMALNTVGDAVVDASGKLRTVEVYNGFVAWHHPWNEQWRSNLALSALHANTGQIDEGSIFGPGVSRNVRSATLNLLYSPIPKITFGAEYRYARRDTVGNLSGDMSRLQFSARYNF from the coding sequence ATGATGCCTGCCCGCAGCCGCTTTGCCGCCGCCCTGTGCGCTGCCGGATTCGGCATGGCGACGCTGCCTGCGTTCGCCGCTCCGGTGGATAAAGACACCGCCGCAGTGATCCAGGATCTGAAGCGGCGCATCGAGGCGCTGGAACAGCAGCTCTCCGCCAAGGCAGCGCAGCCAGCGGCCGAGGTTGCTGCGCCGGCAGCCGTCGCGCCTGTTGCGCCGGTCGTTGCTGCGACGGCACCGGCGCCAGCAGCGACGCCGGCAGCCGTCACCAATGGCGGCGATTTCAAGCTGGCCTGGGGCGGGTACATCAAGACCGACTTCATCACCTCGCGCTACAGCGATGGCGCGGTGCCGCAGAGCCTGGGCCGCGATGCCTACATCCCGAACTCGATTCCGGTGGCTGCCACCGGCGCCGAGAACGCCCGCACCTATACCGATCTGCACGCCAAGGAAACCCGGCTGTACCTGCGCGGCTCGGGCCTGATGTATGGCCACAAGGTGGCGATCAATGCCGAGTTCGATTTCATCAGCGGCCAGCTCGGCCAGGGCATCGCCGGTGCGCCGAACGAAGCGGTGACCAATCCCTACAACCCGGCGTTCCGCCTCGGCTATCTCGATTTCGACAACTTCCGCATCGGCCAGGACTGGTCCACCTTGCAGAACATGGTGGCGCTGCCGGACATCGTCGATCTGGTCAACTGGCCGTCCGAAGGCACGGTGTTCTCGCGCCAGCCGATGATCCGCTACACCTACGGCCCGCTGGCCGTCGCGCTTGAAAACAGCGAATCGACGGTCGCCACGCTCGGCGGCAACGCCTTCGCGGTGACCGACGACAACACGCTGCCGGATCTCGTCTGGCGCTACACGCTGAAGACCGCGGCCTGGGGCGATTACACCTTGTCCGGCGTGGTCCGCCAGATCACCGATCGCGGCACCGTGGCCGGTGGCAACGATACGTCGATGGGCTACGGCCTGAGCTTCGCCGGCAAGATTCCGCTCTGGGGCCAGGACGATCTGCGCTTCACCTTCAGCGGCGGCGATGGCTTCGGCCGCTACATGGCGCTGAACACGGTCGGCGATGCTGTGGTCGACGCCAGCGGCAAGCTGCGTACGGTCGAGGTCTACAACGGCTTCGTCGCCTGGCATCACCCCTGGAACGAGCAGTGGCGCTCGAACCTGGCGCTGTCCGCCCTGCATGCCAACACCGGACAGATCGACGAAGGCTCGATCTTCGGGCCCGGCGTGTCGCGCAATGTCCGCAGCGCAACCTTGAACCTGCTGTATTCGCCGATCCCGAAGATCACCTTCGGCGCCGAATACCGATACGCGCGGCGTGACACGGTCGGCAATCTGTCGGGTGACATGAGCCGGCTGCAGTTCTCGGCGCGTTACAACTTCTGA
- a CDS encoding DUF2834 domain-containing protein: MNLPRPILFVILLPFSILSAYALKEVGYFGIFASHMHPAGLQVLTDLVIALTLVMVWMVGDARARGVTVWPYIVATLALGSFGPLAYLLMRGTASNPTLAKNWA; encoded by the coding sequence ATGAACCTGCCCCGCCCCATCCTGTTCGTCATCCTGCTGCCGTTCTCGATCCTGTCTGCCTACGCGCTGAAGGAAGTCGGCTACTTCGGCATTTTCGCCAGCCACATGCATCCTGCCGGCCTGCAGGTGCTGACCGATCTGGTCATCGCCCTGACCCTGGTCATGGTCTGGATGGTCGGCGATGCCCGCGCCCGCGGCGTCACCGTCTGGCCGTACATCGTTGCAACCCTGGCGCTGGGCTCGTTCGGCCCGCTGGCTTATCTGCTGATGCGCGGTACTGCCAGCAACCCGACGCTGGCGAAAAACTGGGCCTGA